One window from the genome of Candidatus Latescibacterota bacterium encodes:
- a CDS encoding TldD/PmbA family protein — protein sequence MPGYIDHFGISDEDTEKVLSTAMSRGCDFSDLFFEHSIENIITMEEGIVKEGIKSVSMGVGIRCVKGEGTGYAYTEELSLDKMQKAALTAAAIADSGRTTPPASYHEIEHKDYYPLDRLTTDEPLDRKTGWIEQAEKAARNSDPSIVKVSVTLADSMRTIRLITSDGHSLRDVRPMTRISVSAIGERNGNRQVGISSGGGRIGPEYFTKKTPTEHGSEAARQALLLLEAIDAPAGQMELILAPAESGILLHESVGHPLEADFIRKKTSAYTGRVGDKVASDLVTVIDDGTIMHDRGSLNFDDEGVLTEPTVLIEKGILKGFMQDRISASFFNTSPTGNGRRESYRYPPMPRMTVTYLANGETDPGEIFRSTKKGIYCKSFKGGQVDISNGDFVFVPIEAYLVENGKITVPVKNLTLTGNGPEVLSRVTHVGNDFAFSDGRWTCGKGQSVPVGVGLPTIKISSITVGGSELG from the coding sequence TTGCCTGGATATATAGATCATTTCGGAATCAGTGACGAGGACACAGAAAAAGTACTGTCTACCGCTATGTCACGCGGATGTGATTTCAGTGACCTTTTCTTCGAACATTCCATAGAAAACATCATCACTATGGAAGAAGGAATAGTCAAAGAAGGAATCAAATCGGTATCCATGGGGGTCGGGATCAGGTGCGTAAAGGGCGAGGGTACAGGTTACGCGTATACAGAGGAACTCTCTCTCGACAAGATGCAGAAAGCGGCTCTCACAGCTGCCGCGATAGCCGATTCGGGGAGAACAACACCTCCTGCTTCATATCATGAGATCGAACACAAAGATTATTATCCACTCGACCGACTCACCACAGACGAACCGCTTGACAGAAAAACCGGCTGGATCGAACAGGCTGAAAAGGCCGCGAGGAACAGCGATCCCAGCATAGTAAAGGTATCCGTCACTCTCGCGGACAGCATGAGGACCATAAGACTGATCACATCGGACGGCCACTCCCTGAGAGACGTCAGGCCCATGACGCGGATATCTGTTTCCGCGATCGGAGAACGAAACGGTAATCGCCAGGTGGGTATATCGAGTGGTGGCGGAAGGATCGGACCTGAGTACTTCACCAAAAAGACCCCGACCGAACATGGTTCGGAAGCGGCCAGACAGGCCCTTCTTCTGCTTGAAGCAATCGATGCCCCTGCCGGTCAGATGGAGCTCATACTGGCACCGGCCGAATCAGGTATCCTTCTTCACGAATCTGTCGGGCACCCGCTCGAAGCGGACTTTATCCGGAAAAAGACATCGGCCTATACCGGCCGTGTAGGCGACAAGGTCGCGAGTGATCTTGTCACCGTAATAGATGATGGTACAATCATGCACGATCGCGGTTCCCTGAATTTCGACGATGAGGGTGTTCTTACCGAACCGACCGTCCTTATAGAGAAAGGTATCCTGAAGGGCTTCATGCAGGACAGGATAAGCGCCAGTTTCTTCAATACTTCACCGACCGGAAACGGCCGCAGGGAAAGCTACAGGTACCCCCCCATGCCACGCATGACCGTCACATACCTCGCCAACGGAGAAACCGACCCCGGCGAGATATTCAGATCTACAAAAAAAGGGATCTACTGCAAGTCTTTCAAGGGCGGGCAGGTCGATATCTCCAACGGCGATTTCGTGTTCGTCCCGATCGAGGCTTACCTGGTCGAAAACGGAAAAATCACCGTGCCTGTGAAAAACCTGACGCTGACAGGAAACGGGCCCGAAGTCCTTTCGAGGGTGACTCATGTGGGCAATGATTTTGCGTTCAGTGATGGCAGGTGGACATGTGGCAAGGGACAATCTGTTCCTGTGGGAGTGGGACTTCCCACGATTAAGATCTCAAGTATCACGGTCGGAGGCAGCGAACTGGGCTGA
- a CDS encoding Crp/Fnr family transcriptional regulator has product MSSRIRDAEIFRGLDEEILAEIENSGVIRKFEKGDFIFFEGRPGDELFILLEGRIKLTKTSADGREITVKFLEPPENFAEIVLFESNRYPTNAQAIADSSIFCMTRGMLMRMLEKPEFRNSFIAMLMKKQRYLAERILYLTSYDVEARFFMFLSENYGIHEKYKIELSKKDIASSIGTIPETFSRLITRLKEKGFIAWEKDHLTLTEGFWDKRGNEYH; this is encoded by the coding sequence ATGAGTTCGAGGATAAGAGACGCGGAGATATTCAGGGGCCTTGATGAGGAAATCCTTGCCGAGATCGAGAATTCAGGTGTCATAAGGAAATTCGAAAAGGGTGACTTCATTTTCTTCGAGGGCCGGCCCGGTGACGAACTGTTCATACTCCTCGAAGGCCGCATCAAGCTGACCAAGACCTCTGCCGATGGCAGAGAGATCACGGTAAAATTCCTCGAACCCCCCGAGAACTTCGCGGAGATCGTCCTTTTTGAATCTAACCGATATCCCACGAACGCGCAGGCCATAGCTGATTCCTCGATCTTCTGTATGACCCGGGGGATGCTCATGCGAATGCTCGAAAAACCTGAATTTAGAAACAGCTTCATCGCGATGCTGATGAAGAAACAGCGATACCTTGCCGAACGGATCCTCTACCTCACCTCTTATGATGTAGAAGCGAGATTTTTCATGTTCCTTTCCGAAAATTACGGGATCCACGAAAAATACAAGATAGAACTCTCGAAAAAGGACATCGCATCATCGATCGGAACCATTCCAGAGACTTTTTCCCGCCTTATAACGCGTCTTAAGGAAAAAGGCTTTATCGCCTGGGAAAAAGACCATCTTACCCTGACCGAAGGATTCTGGGATAAACGCGGCAACGAGTACCATTGA
- the hcp gene encoding hydroxylamine reductase, protein MFCFQCQETAKNEGCMVSGVCGKKESTANLQDLLVYTTKGLSIYAQIAAEKGDNITDIGRYVAHALFVTVTNTNFDDPAIEAVIREGLEMKRGLATKYGGEISGTLHDSATWDPAPGEDLLERSKEAGVLATENEDARSLRELAIYGLKGLAAYSHHALVLGHESDEIYKFIFKALVSTTKELPLDEMVGMVMETGKVAVDTMALLDKANTTAYGSPEITKVDIGTGSKPGILVSGHDLKDFEELLRQTEGKGIDIYTHGEMLPAHYYPEFKKYDHLVGNYGGSWWKQASEFESFNGPILMTTNCIITVKDSYRDRIFTTGAAGYPGLTHIADRAEGGEKDFSALIELALKSEAPVEIETGSITGGFAHNQVLALADKVVDAVKSGAIKRFVVMAGCDGRQKGRSYFTDVAEALPSDTVILTAGCAKYRYNKLELGDIGGIPRVLDAGQCNDSYSLAVIALKLKEVFGFEDINELPLSFDIAWYEQKAVTVLLALLYLGFKGIRLGPTLPAFLSPGVAKVLVDNFDIKPIGDVEGDIAAMMAGN, encoded by the coding sequence ATGTTCTGTTTTCAGTGTCAGGAAACGGCAAAGAATGAAGGATGTATGGTAAGTGGTGTCTGTGGAAAAAAAGAATCTACAGCCAATCTTCAGGACCTGCTGGTCTATACGACAAAAGGATTATCGATCTACGCTCAGATAGCTGCGGAAAAAGGCGACAATATCACCGATATCGGCCGATACGTCGCTCATGCCCTCTTCGTCACAGTCACCAACACGAACTTTGACGATCCAGCCATCGAAGCAGTGATCAGGGAAGGCCTGGAGATGAAGCGCGGACTCGCCACGAAATATGGCGGCGAGATCAGCGGCACTCTTCACGATAGTGCTACCTGGGATCCGGCTCCCGGTGAGGACCTTCTTGAAAGAAGTAAAGAGGCGGGGGTCCTTGCCACCGAGAACGAGGACGCAAGGTCTCTCAGGGAACTTGCCATTTACGGACTCAAAGGCCTGGCGGCCTACTCTCATCATGCCCTCGTACTGGGTCATGAAAGCGACGAGATATACAAGTTTATCTTCAAGGCTCTCGTTTCTACGACGAAAGAGCTGCCCCTTGATGAGATGGTCGGTATGGTCATGGAAACAGGAAAGGTGGCCGTCGATACGATGGCTCTTCTGGACAAGGCCAACACGACCGCATACGGGTCTCCCGAGATCACAAAAGTCGATATCGGCACAGGCTCGAAGCCGGGGATCCTCGTATCGGGACATGACCTGAAGGATTTTGAGGAGCTTCTGCGTCAGACTGAAGGAAAAGGGATCGACATCTATACTCATGGCGAGATGCTTCCCGCTCACTATTATCCCGAATTCAAGAAGTATGATCATCTGGTCGGGAATTATGGTGGCTCCTGGTGGAAGCAGGCATCCGAGTTCGAGTCGTTCAATGGACCTATTCTGATGACGACAAACTGTATCATAACTGTAAAGGATTCATACAGGGACAGGATATTCACTACGGGTGCTGCCGGATACCCTGGCCTCACGCATATTGCTGACAGAGCAGAAGGTGGAGAGAAAGATTTCAGCGCGCTGATAGAGCTGGCCCTGAAGAGCGAGGCTCCCGTCGAGATCGAGACCGGTTCGATAACGGGCGGATTCGCCCACAACCAGGTTCTGGCCCTTGCTGACAAGGTCGTAGATGCAGTCAAAAGCGGTGCCATAAAGAGATTTGTAGTAATGGCCGGATGTGACGGACGGCAGAAGGGCAGGTCCTACTTCACAGACGTGGCCGAAGCACTTCCTTCGGACACCGTGATCCTGACGGCCGGTTGTGCCAAGTACCGCTACAACAAGCTGGAACTCGGCGACATCGGCGGTATACCCAGGGTCCTGGATGCCGGACAGTGTAACGACAGTTATTCTCTCGCCGTTATCGCTTTGAAACTCAAAGAGGTATTCGGTTTCGAGGATATCAACGAGTTGCCATTGTCGTTTGATATAGCATGGTACGAGCAGAAGGCCGTAACGGTCCTTCTCGCACTGCTCTACCTTGGATTCAAGGGGATCCGCCTTGGACCGACGCTTCCCGCATTCCTGTCCCCGGGCGTAGCGAAAGTCCTGGTAGACAACTTCGATATCAAGCCGATCGGTGATGTCGAGGGTGATATAGCCGCAATGATGGCCGGAAACTAA
- a CDS encoding M20/M25/M40 family metallo-hydrolase, with protein MATIFKGLILKFSRPDAFQLPVRIFVIHLIAFIFLSSGLKGQSCTICQLTGRIDSGNIAEIIKCLSGEDPIDTGDGLVSINTRYAFSPQKAIATDYLMDLATSYGYSPFIHSFILKVDRPDLTGIAVSPGADTVWVGSMDGDIFISLRDNGWSSFDRLSGLDGRVNELVLSGGGRLWAACKAIGGGWGKIFSSDDGGVTWEMKKDGGETDFSSLNTISFWDEQWGFAAGDHGAFLNTSDGGESWWTEAIPLPYNINGSTALGPFHYLIVTDAGYLFESTDRGFSWSSTSLSPAMARLTDIDFVDEVHGVIVGSGVVFYTSDGGTTWDETAHPAELRCVEMIDSINVVASGGGGEVWISEDGGASWVSLENGCIGTEPVWRFSMDSGGGMWTAGGNEILRVEPGWPAVEDCRSYIVADTIRGSNIVFRKEGMKEPEHRVVLCGHYDSINRETDPLVCAPGADDNASGTACVLECARILSDAWLDRTVEFVLFDGEELGLIGSSAFAAEADTHAIYDALINLDMVGNDYGGTGTALLGAVEDSQDSTLAGILLRCSEDYTLQYTLDWSYRMTHNQPTSDQLSFKEVVDMPVACIIESGYRDNPHYHNCSDLFEFVNMDYIADVARTALSAVAELAGYGLAPAADLVLHQNYPNPFSSFTRVTFEIPREMDVRLSVHDVTGRELALLINDRVDADRYLYIWNGRNDAGSDLSSGVYFIRLKAGGETKSVKAVILH; from the coding sequence ATGGCTACTATTTTTAAAGGATTAATTTTAAAATTTTCCAGGCCAGATGCTTTTCAGCTGCCGGTCCGGATCTTCGTCATTCATCTCATCGCGTTCATTTTTCTGTCTTCAGGACTAAAAGGGCAGTCCTGTACGATCTGCCAGCTTACCGGCAGGATCGACAGCGGGAATATCGCGGAAATAATAAAATGTCTGAGTGGTGAAGATCCGATCGACACTGGCGATGGCCTGGTGTCCATTAACACCCGGTACGCTTTTTCACCTCAAAAGGCGATAGCTACAGACTACCTGATGGACCTGGCCACAAGTTACGGATATTCACCTTTCATACACAGTTTCATACTGAAGGTCGACCGTCCCGATCTCACCGGGATCGCAGTTTCCCCCGGAGCAGATACTGTGTGGGTGGGGTCGATGGATGGCGATATATTCATCTCTTTACGCGATAACGGCTGGTCCAGTTTCGACAGGTTGTCAGGGTTAGATGGCAGGGTGAACGAGCTGGTGCTGTCGGGAGGTGGGCGACTGTGGGCCGCTTGCAAGGCCATAGGAGGTGGGTGGGGAAAGATTTTCTCTTCAGATGACGGCGGAGTGACCTGGGAGATGAAGAAGGACGGCGGTGAAACCGACTTTTCTTCTCTGAACACGATCAGTTTCTGGGACGAGCAATGGGGTTTTGCCGCGGGAGACCATGGGGCCTTCCTCAATACGAGTGATGGAGGGGAGAGTTGGTGGACCGAGGCTATACCCTTACCGTACAACATCAACGGTTCGACGGCTCTTGGTCCCTTTCATTATTTGATCGTCACAGATGCCGGTTATCTTTTCGAAAGCACCGATCGCGGTTTTAGCTGGTCCTCGACCAGTTTGAGTCCAGCGATGGCGCGCCTGACTGATATCGATTTTGTGGATGAGGTCCATGGCGTGATAGTCGGGTCAGGGGTGGTGTTTTATACTTCGGACGGAGGGACGACCTGGGACGAGACCGCCCATCCGGCAGAGCTGAGATGCGTGGAGATGATCGATTCGATAAACGTTGTCGCATCGGGAGGTGGTGGAGAGGTCTGGATCAGCGAAGACGGCGGCGCGTCCTGGGTTTCACTGGAGAACGGATGCATCGGTACTGAGCCTGTCTGGAGATTCTCTATGGACTCCGGTGGTGGAATGTGGACAGCAGGTGGTAACGAGATACTGAGAGTCGAGCCGGGATGGCCTGCTGTGGAAGATTGCAGGTCATACATCGTCGCCGATACTATTCGTGGTTCGAATATCGTTTTCCGAAAGGAGGGGATGAAAGAACCGGAGCACAGAGTCGTTCTGTGCGGGCACTATGATTCTATCAACAGGGAAACGGACCCTCTGGTCTGTGCTCCCGGCGCCGATGACAATGCCAGCGGGACCGCCTGTGTCCTCGAATGTGCCAGGATCCTGTCAGATGCCTGGCTAGACAGGACGGTCGAATTCGTCCTCTTCGATGGAGAAGAGCTGGGGCTCATCGGCAGTTCCGCTTTCGCCGCGGAGGCTGATACGCATGCGATTTATGACGCTCTGATAAATCTGGATATGGTCGGCAACGATTACGGCGGGACAGGGACCGCCCTTCTCGGAGCGGTCGAGGATTCGCAGGACTCTACGCTGGCCGGGATCCTTCTCCGCTGCTCAGAGGACTATACTCTGCAGTACACGCTTGACTGGTCTTACCGGATGACGCATAACCAGCCGACCAGTGACCAGCTTTCTTTCAAGGAAGTGGTGGACATGCCCGTGGCATGTATCATCGAAAGCGGATACAGGGATAATCCTCATTATCATAATTGTTCCGATCTTTTCGAATTCGTCAATATGGACTATATAGCAGATGTGGCGAGGACGGCTCTTTCGGCTGTGGCCGAACTGGCTGGATATGGACTGGCGCCCGCCGCCGACCTTGTCCTTCACCAGAACTATCCCAATCCGTTCTCCTCTTTTACAAGAGTCACCTTCGAGATCCCGCGTGAGATGGATGTAAGGTTATCCGTGCATGATGTCACGGGAAGGGAACTTGCTCTACTGATAAACGACCGTGTGGATGCTGACAGGTATCTGTACATCTGGAACGGAAGGAACGACGCCGGATCGGACCTTTCCAGCGGAGTCTATTTCATCAGACTGAAAGCTGGAGGCGAGACGAAATCGGTAAAAGCAGTAATCCTGCATTGA
- a CDS encoding T9SS type A sorting domain-containing protein, whose protein sequence is MTFRIIYSAGIICILTPVLLVLSTVPSQGAWNETGRSVCTATGNQWYPTIVRGDADNALMIWQDYRSGSGDIYIQKIDGGGDTQWTPNGIAVCTEQADREFFRQAVSDGSGGAILAWTDHRAGLIDIFVQRVDSGGVPVWSGPGIQVSTSSGNDYYPAICPDGQGGVLLAWQRGLDETSVIRVQKVNGSGESQWTYGGIELSDESGLFLPVIVDDGSGGMIAMWVAGDASAGIIMAQRISAAGQRMWGQSGVAVCPPGVANSFPVILGDAAGGCMVVWEDLRNGQRDIYSQKLDGNGDLLWDPEGVHVSVSEGEKWFPQAVRINDGGIIVVWVDARDDDSDLYAQRIGPEGDLLWSAGGNLVCGAVGHQLNPRMEMSSGGDIIVVWQDGRGDDYDIYVQRVDIAGLILWETGGQAVVSLPDDQRIPEIITDDAGGALVTWEQWDGDSDIYSQRIDREGHYLATSLAGFTADSRSDMIEIVWTMNESEPEMVFTISRQASGETIFGLLDIGPEESTEETFIVRDRDIEPGVEYRYRVSVTGSEGLKLLFETAPLSIGAGVNIVRQNYPNPFNPVTTIAYVLAADLSVELTVYDVSGRRIAVLEEGIQLRGNHEVVWNGTDIRGNRVSSGVYFYRLRAGKDLFTKKMVLLR, encoded by the coding sequence ATGACATTTAGAATTATTTATTCCGCAGGAATAATTTGCATACTGACACCTGTTCTTCTCGTCCTTTCCACCGTGCCATCACAGGGAGCGTGGAACGAAACGGGACGCTCTGTATGTACCGCGACCGGTAACCAGTGGTATCCGACAATAGTCAGGGGAGACGCAGATAACGCTCTCATGATATGGCAGGATTACCGCTCGGGCAGTGGCGACATTTATATACAGAAGATCGATGGAGGCGGTGACACGCAGTGGACTCCGAACGGGATAGCTGTGTGTACGGAGCAAGCCGACAGGGAATTCTTCCGGCAGGCTGTTTCTGATGGATCGGGAGGAGCGATCCTCGCGTGGACGGATCATCGAGCCGGTCTCATCGACATCTTTGTCCAGAGGGTGGATAGCGGGGGAGTCCCCGTCTGGTCAGGCCCGGGTATCCAGGTATCCACAAGTTCAGGGAATGATTACTACCCGGCAATCTGTCCCGATGGTCAGGGGGGTGTTCTGCTGGCATGGCAGAGAGGGCTCGATGAAACGAGTGTGATCAGGGTTCAGAAGGTGAATGGCTCTGGAGAATCACAATGGACATATGGTGGGATAGAACTGTCCGACGAGTCAGGACTATTTCTTCCGGTCATCGTCGATGACGGGAGTGGGGGCATGATCGCCATGTGGGTAGCAGGGGATGCTTCGGCCGGCATAATAATGGCTCAGCGCATAAGTGCAGCCGGTCAGCGAATGTGGGGCCAGTCCGGAGTCGCTGTCTGTCCTCCGGGCGTTGCAAACAGTTTTCCGGTGATACTCGGGGATGCTGCGGGAGGGTGCATGGTCGTCTGGGAAGATCTTCGCAACGGCCAGAGGGACATTTATTCTCAAAAACTGGACGGTAACGGCGACCTGCTCTGGGATCCGGAAGGAGTGCATGTTTCAGTCAGTGAAGGAGAAAAATGGTTTCCCCAGGCGGTCCGTATCAATGATGGCGGTATAATCGTCGTCTGGGTGGACGCGAGAGATGATGACTCTGATCTTTACGCGCAGAGAATCGGGCCGGAAGGAGATCTTCTATGGTCTGCCGGAGGCAACCTGGTCTGCGGAGCTGTTGGGCATCAGCTGAATCCGAGGATGGAGATGAGTTCCGGGGGCGATATCATCGTCGTATGGCAGGACGGCCGCGGTGACGACTATGATATCTACGTTCAACGTGTCGATATTGCCGGCCTGATATTATGGGAAACCGGTGGTCAGGCCGTTGTCTCACTTCCGGATGATCAACGTATTCCCGAGATAATTACCGATGATGCCGGAGGGGCGCTTGTCACCTGGGAACAGTGGGACGGCGACTCTGACATCTATAGTCAGCGGATTGACAGAGAAGGACATTATCTGGCCACCTCGCTGGCCGGGTTTACAGCTGACTCTCGGAGTGACATGATAGAGATCGTCTGGACGATGAATGAAAGTGAGCCGGAAATGGTGTTCACTATCTCCAGGCAGGCATCCGGAGAAACTATCTTCGGACTTCTCGATATCGGGCCGGAGGAATCTACGGAGGAGACTTTTATTGTCAGAGACAGAGATATCGAGCCCGGTGTGGAATATAGATACAGGGTCTCGGTGACAGGGTCAGAAGGTTTAAAACTACTTTTCGAAACGGCGCCACTGAGTATCGGGGCGGGAGTGAATATCGTCCGTCAGAACTATCCGAATCCGTTTAATCCTGTTACGACCATAGCCTATGTACTGGCGGCGGACTTGAGCGTCGAGCTGACCGTATATGATGTGTCCGGACGACGGATAGCTGTCCTTGAGGAGGGGATTCAGCTGCGAGGAAACCATGAAGTCGTGTGGAATGGAACCGATATCAGAGGAAACAGGGTTTCGTCCGGTGTCTATTTCTACAGGTTGAGAGCGGGGAAGGATCTGTTCACGAAAAAGATGGTGTTACTCAGATAG
- a CDS encoding cell wall-active antibiotics response protein — MKKGISNKRIGIILIIIGFLFIINNFNIFDLGDSLWKLSPLLLVWWGFHLLRKRGRHTKTEGDFQVFGDTSTTTSSPFIRHSSAFGDISVKIDNEEFSGGNISSVFGKISLDLQDIKRIGSYGQLDLHSVFGDISIRVPANLAFEIDGSTLFGSITTYDGNKVRDGSYRSPECDGSDRILRLKPSLVFGDMEIVR, encoded by the coding sequence ATGAAAAAGGGAATAAGTAACAAAAGAATAGGGATAATCCTGATTATCATCGGGTTTTTATTCATTATCAACAATTTCAATATCTTCGACCTGGGTGACTCTCTCTGGAAACTATCCCCTCTTCTTCTGGTCTGGTGGGGATTCCATCTGTTGAGAAAAAGAGGAAGACACACAAAGACCGAGGGTGACTTCCAGGTATTCGGCGATACTTCGACCACTACGTCTTCGCCTTTCATCAGGCACTCGAGCGCATTCGGCGACATCAGCGTAAAGATCGACAACGAAGAGTTTTCGGGAGGAAATATCAGCAGCGTATTCGGAAAAATATCTCTCGACCTTCAGGATATCAAAAGGATAGGAAGTTATGGACAGCTGGACCTGCACTCGGTCTTCGGAGATATCTCGATAAGGGTACCCGCCAATCTCGCCTTCGAGATAGACGGCAGCACCCTGTTCGGATCGATCACTACCTATGACGGCAACAAAGTCAGAGATGGAAGTTACAGATCGCCTGAATGCGACGGATCTGACCGCATACTTCGGCTGAAACCCTCGCTGGTCTTCGGTGATATGGAGATAGTACGCTGA
- a CDS encoding TldD/PmbA family protein — MDEMKTLALDAVKTTIGEGAETAEVTVSGQDRFSVTVRNERTDNLTESVSSRISITLSVGKRKSSITTSDLSSENIRKMIGEAVELSSVMDRDEYFSLPDPEETGVAGEIQGLFDLEAAGIPADEKISIAMALEKAACEMDKRIISDGASYSSGIYSLVFANSSGFCEGYKQTWFSTDISCAAEDTAQDGENTARKQSSFWFSTSCDRAGLDPIENTASIAVKRTLRKLGAIKPKTCSVPVIFDQVSARKFLGCIASAVNGGNIYKRSSFLADMLGKEISSPLVTIIDDPLMPGRLGSRPFDAEGVRSKKNTVVENGVLKSYLLSSYQARKLSMKTTGSSGGISNFYMVPGKRTLDEIISSIDEGLFLTALSGPGANWSSGDFSQGAQGIWISDGKLTHPVTEFTIAGTFSEMLSKISMVEDSLDWKSTVASPAFKIDRMTISGS; from the coding sequence ATGGATGAGATGAAAACACTGGCCCTGGATGCCGTAAAAACGACTATCGGGGAGGGCGCAGAGACCGCTGAGGTCACCGTTTCCGGACAGGATCGGTTCAGCGTTACGGTACGAAACGAACGCACGGACAATCTCACGGAATCCGTTTCGAGCCGCATCTCGATCACCCTTTCTGTGGGAAAGAGGAAATCCTCTATCACTACAAGTGATCTTTCCTCTGAAAATATCAGAAAAATGATCGGGGAAGCTGTGGAACTCTCTTCGGTAATGGACAGGGATGAATATTTCAGCCTGCCGGATCCGGAGGAGACCGGCGTCGCTGGAGAGATCCAGGGCCTTTTCGATCTTGAGGCCGCAGGAATACCTGCAGACGAGAAGATATCCATCGCAATGGCCCTCGAAAAGGCGGCATGCGAAATGGACAAGAGGATCATTTCCGACGGCGCATCATATTCATCAGGAATATATTCTCTGGTCTTCGCGAATTCATCGGGGTTCTGCGAGGGATACAAGCAGACATGGTTTTCCACAGACATTTCCTGCGCTGCCGAAGACACGGCTCAGGACGGTGAAAACACCGCGAGGAAACAATCTTCCTTCTGGTTTTCAACTTCCTGTGACAGGGCCGGCCTGGATCCGATAGAAAATACAGCAAGTATTGCCGTCAAACGTACCCTGCGAAAACTTGGAGCCATCAAACCGAAGACCTGCAGCGTTCCTGTCATCTTCGATCAGGTATCAGCCAGAAAATTCCTGGGCTGCATAGCTTCGGCAGTCAATGGCGGAAACATATACAAACGCTCGTCGTTCCTGGCCGACATGCTGGGCAAAGAGATATCTTCACCTCTTGTGACGATCATAGACGACCCGTTGATGCCAGGCAGACTCGGCAGCAGACCTTTTGATGCTGAAGGCGTGAGAAGTAAAAAAAACACGGTAGTCGAGAACGGTGTCCTCAAAAGCTATCTTCTCAGTAGCTATCAGGCCCGTAAACTCTCGATGAAGACAACGGGAAGCTCGGGAGGTATTTCGAATTTTTATATGGTCCCGGGAAAGCGTACGCTTGACGAGATCATATCCAGTATCGACGAAGGCCTCTTTCTGACGGCCCTGTCGGGACCGGGAGCAAACTGGTCGAGTGGTGATTTTTCCCAGGGAGCCCAGGGCATCTGGATCTCAGACGGAAAACTCACTCATCCGGTGACCGAATTCACAATTGCCGGCACCTTCAGCGAAATGCTCTCGAAAATCAGCATGGTCGAAGACAGCCTCGACTGGAAGTCGACTGTCGCCTCTCCCGCTTTCAAGATCGACCGGATGACGATCAGCGGCAGCTGA